In the genome of Eggerthella sp. YY7918, one region contains:
- the thiD gene encoding bifunctional hydroxymethylpyrimidine kinase/phosphomethylpyrimidine kinase, whose product MEAVLSIAGSDSSGGAGIQADIKTIAAHRLFAETAVTALTAQNTMGVSGVVAVNPAFVAAQIDAVFEDIRPAAVKIGMVSSAAIIQVIAERLHAHEARNIVVDPVMVATSGARLIDEDAVEALKTYLFPSADVLTPNMPEAEALVGFPVNDESSMERAALVLAAEGKGAVLVKGGHRTDTADDVLATPDGATIWLRAPHLDMRTTHGTGCTLSSAIACGLAQGWTVEQAVRSAKDYVHGALAAAPHLGRGSVPLNHMWEYH is encoded by the coding sequence ATGGAAGCGGTACTGAGCATTGCGGGTTCTGATTCCAGCGGTGGAGCGGGCATTCAGGCCGACATCAAAACCATCGCGGCGCATCGCCTGTTTGCCGAGACGGCCGTGACGGCGCTCACGGCGCAAAACACCATGGGGGTGAGCGGCGTCGTTGCCGTAAATCCTGCGTTTGTCGCTGCTCAGATAGATGCTGTGTTCGAAGATATCCGACCTGCTGCGGTGAAGATCGGGATGGTGTCGTCGGCTGCCATTATCCAGGTGATTGCCGAGCGACTGCACGCTCACGAAGCGCGCAATATCGTGGTTGATCCGGTCATGGTGGCAACAAGCGGCGCGCGTCTCATCGACGAAGATGCGGTCGAAGCCCTCAAAACCTACCTGTTTCCCTCTGCCGACGTGCTTACGCCCAACATGCCTGAAGCCGAAGCTCTCGTCGGTTTTCCCGTGAACGACGAGTCCTCTATGGAACGTGCGGCGCTCGTTTTGGCTGCGGAAGGGAAGGGGGCTGTACTGGTGAAAGGCGGGCATCGCACCGATACCGCCGACGATGTGTTGGCCACCCCGGACGGCGCCACCATCTGGTTGCGCGCTCCTCACCTTGATATGCGCACCACTCACGGTACGGGCTGCACGCTCTCTTCGGCCATCGCATGCGGGCTTGCCCAAGGTTGGACGGTCGAGCAGGCAGTGCGCAGCGCCAAAGACTACGTTCACGGTGCGCTTGCCGCCGCTCCTCATCTTGGCCGCGGCTCCGTTCCTCTTAATCATATGTGGGAATATCACTAG
- a CDS encoding diguanylate cyclase: MKSIQTKFILLILGCVLLSSTVIGGAGIINAKSVVDEDSERIMNLMCNERAQEIDALLLRIEQSVDTLASYTSNHLDDFERFKTDTAYVNAYTDYIEDIAVNAALNTEGALAVYVRYNPAFTEPTSGLFWSRTKPGGALQRLTPTDLSLYSSEDVEHVGWYYQPVENGEPLWMMPYENKNLGVMMVSYVVPIYRDGVAIGVVGMDIDFRVIEHIVKEVSIYDTGYAFLSDSEGRILSHRTIDPGTSMSDVVESLHPNTEELRKSIAQHSLVSYMWHGEEKRMVLSGLHNGMRLGLTAPASEIDKGMNSLIVQSLVLFAVIAVLSVVLTVLVVRRIVRPLRELNSAAKQIADGDLSVALTSQTKDEVGTLSRSLQQMADHLRSYIAYINDLAYLDGLTGLKNKTAYKDAVSRLDEAIQTGKPEFAVVVLDINGLKEVNDTLGHDFGDMLIIDSCKIICDVFSHSPVYRIGGDEFAVILQNSDLAHYADLLTHLEEELDTRRVSGYSENTVPLARGIARYEAGVDRSFADVFKRADEAMYRNKARIKGKQAEYPTGDARDEGSAVQ; the protein is encoded by the coding sequence GTGAAATCCATACAGACAAAATTCATCCTCCTGATCTTGGGGTGCGTTCTTCTCTCCTCCACGGTTATTGGCGGCGCAGGCATAATCAACGCGAAGAGCGTGGTGGATGAAGACTCCGAGCGCATCATGAACCTCATGTGCAACGAGCGCGCGCAAGAAATCGATGCGCTGCTGTTGCGTATCGAGCAGTCGGTCGATACGCTGGCTTCTTACACGTCAAATCATCTTGATGATTTTGAGCGATTCAAAACTGATACCGCGTACGTCAATGCCTACACCGACTATATCGAAGACATTGCGGTAAACGCGGCTTTAAACACGGAAGGCGCGCTTGCGGTGTATGTGCGCTACAATCCCGCGTTTACCGAACCTACGTCGGGTCTTTTTTGGAGCAGGACAAAACCGGGCGGCGCTTTGCAAAGGCTCACCCCGACCGATCTTTCGCTCTATAGTTCGGAAGATGTCGAACATGTGGGTTGGTACTATCAGCCGGTGGAAAACGGTGAACCTTTATGGATGATGCCCTACGAGAATAAAAATCTTGGTGTCATGATGGTGTCGTACGTCGTGCCCATCTATCGCGATGGGGTAGCCATTGGTGTTGTGGGTATGGACATTGATTTTCGCGTCATCGAACATATCGTCAAAGAGGTGAGCATCTACGACACGGGCTACGCTTTTTTGTCCGATAGCGAGGGGCGCATCCTCAGTCATCGCACCATCGATCCGGGCACGTCTATGTCTGATGTGGTGGAAAGCCTGCACCCCAATACCGAAGAGTTGCGCAAGAGCATCGCTCAGCATAGCCTTGTTTCCTATATGTGGCACGGCGAGGAAAAACGCATGGTGTTGAGCGGTCTGCATAACGGCATGCGTCTTGGATTGACGGCACCCGCTTCTGAAATCGACAAAGGAATGAACTCCCTCATCGTGCAGAGCCTTGTCCTTTTTGCGGTTATCGCCGTGCTGTCGGTTGTCCTGACCGTGTTGGTTGTACGCAGAATCGTTCGTCCCCTCAGAGAGCTCAACAGCGCCGCAAAGCAGATTGCGGATGGGGATCTTTCCGTCGCGCTGACTTCGCAAACAAAGGACGAGGTGGGAACGCTTTCCAGGAGTCTTCAACAGATGGCTGATCATCTGAGAAGCTATATTGCCTATATCAATGACCTTGCGTATTTGGACGGTTTGACGGGACTCAAAAACAAGACGGCCTATAAAGACGCAGTCAGTCGTTTGGACGAAGCCATCCAAACGGGTAAGCCGGAATTTGCCGTGGTTGTGCTCGATATCAATGGACTCAAAGAGGTCAACGACACCCTCGGCCATGATTTTGGCGACATGCTTATCATCGATTCCTGCAAAATCATATGCGATGTGTTTTCGCACAGTCCTGTGTATCGCATCGGTGGGGATGAATTTGCGGTCATTTTGCAAAATAGCGACCTTGCGCACTATGCGGATTTGCTCACGCACCTTGAAGAAGAGTTGGATACCCGTCGTGTATCCGGCTATTCAGAAAACACGGTGCCTCTGGCACGCGGCATCGCGCGCTATGAGGCTGGAGTGGATCGCTCGTTTGCCGACGTCTTCAAACGGGCCGATGAAGCGATGTATCGCAACAAGGCCCGCATAAAAGGCAAACAGGCGGAATATCCCACCGGCGACGCGCGTGACGAAGGTTCGGCCGTGCAGTAA
- a CDS encoding amidohydrolase, giving the protein MRIDVIIESTCVYTGNGSTAIPAALALAGDHIAAIGPREDVYAFVRRVDPDHHVEVRDFGDACIMAGFHDSHLHFFHSAVYSSPLATTFVGESEADCVARMQAFAAKRPHGWLLSQGWREYRWNPAALPSKHSLDKAFPDRPVALYSGDAHTLWLNSVALDQLNLTPASVPPPGGSYDRDEQGELTGIVREAAAMELMPRIMGSFTDAEIADAYRGFLAQLASQGITSVCDMSLMAHPGLDFIRDDIHAYLLAHDELTARVHMFPTLQSDLSRFEAMRERYTGSILQAAGLKQFFDGVSSQHTAWVSEPYSNARFPGDCGRPTIETAAMRKLVMAAAEKGYPARIHAIGDAAIHAALDIFEEAREAYGPLPEGRRNCLEHLENFLPEDLGRLAKLQVVAAVQPPHMTLDPGGPERDLGDARIPYMWPFRTLLDEQTVLAFGTDSPVVKINSMDVLYSAVTRQDPATHEPAGGWIPGERIGRAEAVRAYTQGSAAAAGRRRELGTLEVGMLADITVLDHNVLTCPPDDLQKTRVLATFMGGRCVYER; this is encoded by the coding sequence ATGCGTATCGACGTCATCATCGAAAGCACGTGCGTATACACGGGAAACGGTTCGACCGCAATCCCGGCTGCGCTCGCACTGGCGGGCGATCACATTGCTGCGATAGGACCGCGCGAAGATGTTTATGCGTTTGTTCGCCGCGTCGACCCCGACCATCACGTCGAAGTTCGCGATTTCGGTGACGCCTGCATTATGGCCGGGTTCCACGACTCGCATCTCCATTTCTTCCATTCGGCCGTGTATTCCTCGCCCCTCGCAACAACTTTTGTGGGCGAAAGCGAGGCTGACTGCGTAGCGCGCATGCAAGCTTTTGCCGCAAAACGTCCGCACGGGTGGCTGCTTTCGCAGGGCTGGCGCGAATACCGGTGGAATCCGGCCGCGCTTCCTTCGAAGCACTCGCTTGACAAGGCCTTTCCCGACCGACCCGTCGCGCTGTATTCAGGAGACGCCCACACGCTGTGGCTCAATTCAGTCGCGCTCGATCAGCTGAATTTGACCCCGGCAAGCGTACCTCCGCCCGGTGGTTCGTATGACCGCGACGAACAAGGCGAACTCACCGGCATTGTTCGGGAAGCGGCCGCCATGGAACTGATGCCGCGCATCATGGGATCGTTCACCGATGCTGAAATCGCCGATGCCTACCGGGGTTTTCTCGCCCAATTGGCCTCGCAGGGCATCACAAGCGTCTGCGATATGTCGCTGATGGCGCACCCCGGTCTTGATTTTATCAGGGACGATATCCACGCCTACCTCCTCGCGCACGATGAATTGACCGCGCGGGTGCACATGTTCCCCACCCTTCAGAGCGATCTGAGCCGCTTCGAAGCCATGAGAGAACGCTACACCGGATCGATATTGCAGGCAGCGGGACTTAAACAGTTCTTCGATGGCGTATCGAGTCAGCATACGGCCTGGGTGAGCGAACCCTATAGCAACGCACGGTTCCCCGGCGACTGCGGTAGACCCACCATTGAGACTGCCGCTATGCGCAAACTGGTGATGGCCGCCGCCGAAAAGGGCTACCCCGCACGTATTCACGCGATTGGCGATGCCGCCATCCATGCCGCGCTCGATATATTCGAAGAAGCGCGCGAAGCGTACGGGCCGCTTCCCGAAGGGCGGCGCAACTGCTTGGAACATCTGGAGAATTTTTTGCCGGAAGACCTGGGGCGCTTGGCAAAGTTACAGGTGGTCGCTGCCGTGCAGCCTCCCCATATGACGCTTGATCCAGGCGGACCAGAACGCGATCTTGGTGACGCCCGCATTCCCTATATGTGGCCCTTCCGAACGCTGCTTGACGAGCAAACCGTGCTAGCTTTCGGCACGGATTCACCTGTGGTAAAAATCAACTCGATGGATGTACTCTACAGCGCCGTGACACGACAAGACCCGGCCACGCATGAACCTGCTGGAGGCTGGATTCCCGGCGAGCGCATAGGCAGAGCCGAAGCGGTGCGTGCCTATACTCAGGGCAGTGCGGCGGCAGCCGGACGCCGTCGCGAACTGGGCACGCTTGAGGTGGGAATGCTTGCCGACATAACCGTTCTCGACCACAATGTACTGACTTGCCCGCCTGACGACCTTCAGAAAACGCGCGTACTGGCCACGTTCATGGGTGGGCGCTGCGTGTACGAGCGCTAA
- a CDS encoding MBL fold metallo-hydrolase: MEHNECTGAHHTEANSTSEMKLADCCSAQVLAETPFGQPIALAQDLYLVRVPLPHNPLKSINSYFILDDESTTIVDVGFNHPACEQALNDALAALGRTWDNVRIVLTHSHPDHTGNLDRIYHDNMPVYANIHSFQEVKNLLNMEANVFGPLLLKAAKPDQRSGLSFEKGVPRLHVSAELLPLKSRPFVTYLSEGDTFRAGKYEFQVIETPGHNPWHICLYEPTHKFMIIGDHVLERITPSVSSWFPAHNALEEFLSSLRRMYSFDVDSVLPAHGAPFSDLAGRVTQIIEHHEHRLQEIYDLIAAGRNDIIAISSHAQWRYDNWPDWALDQKFFSMGETMAHVIYLVCEGKVKQTVCGDEYRFELP, encoded by the coding sequence ATGGAGCACAATGAGTGCACAGGCGCACATCACACCGAAGCGAATTCAACAAGCGAGATGAAGCTAGCTGATTGCTGCAGCGCTCAGGTGTTGGCGGAAACACCCTTCGGACAACCTATCGCCCTTGCTCAAGATTTGTATCTTGTACGCGTTCCCCTGCCCCATAATCCACTCAAATCAATCAACTCGTATTTCATCCTCGATGACGAGAGCACGACTATTGTCGATGTTGGATTTAATCATCCCGCCTGCGAACAGGCGCTTAACGATGCGCTTGCGGCACTGGGCCGCACTTGGGACAACGTGCGCATCGTGCTCACCCATTCGCATCCCGATCACACCGGAAATCTTGACCGCATTTATCATGACAATATGCCGGTGTACGCCAACATCCATTCCTTCCAAGAAGTAAAAAACCTTCTGAATATGGAAGCCAATGTATTTGGGCCGCTGCTGCTCAAGGCTGCAAAACCGGACCAACGTTCGGGTCTTTCATTTGAAAAAGGCGTGCCTCGTTTGCATGTCTCGGCCGAATTGCTGCCGCTGAAAAGCCGTCCCTTCGTCACCTATCTGAGCGAAGGCGACACCTTTCGCGCCGGCAAATACGAGTTTCAGGTAATAGAGACGCCGGGACACAACCCCTGGCACATCTGCCTGTACGAACCCACCCACAAGTTCATGATCATCGGCGACCATGTGCTTGAACGTATCACCCCATCGGTATCGTCATGGTTCCCGGCCCATAATGCGCTCGAAGAGTTTCTGAGCAGCTTGCGCCGGATGTACTCGTTCGACGTCGACAGCGTACTACCCGCCCACGGAGCACCGTTTTCCGATCTCGCGGGTCGCGTCACGCAGATTATCGAACACCACGAGCATCGCCTTCAGGAAATATACGATTTGATCGCCGCCGGGCGCAACGATATCATCGCCATCTCGTCCCATGCGCAATGGCGCTATGATAACTGGCCGGACTGGGCACTTGACCAGAAATTCTTCTCGATGGGCGAAACGATGGCTCACGTGATCTATCTGGTTTGCGAAGGAAAAGTCAAGCAGACGGTCTGCGGCGACGAGTATCGCTTCGAATTGCCGTAA